The Rhizoctonia solani chromosome 14, complete sequence genome has a segment encoding these proteins:
- a CDS encoding Retrotransposon-derived protein PEG10 codes for MRAVNQTLTCIEARGGTPHTPEDQKPLAVEATPRPLPKTNPTPAPTNPVQVPLQGYTPPPPLPVRLHSPQVPQPAAPVATYQTLVKVDHPDAYTRKIGNKACQWLTQMLAWVRLNQQMFPTNQEVLSFLLMNMKDIAGAWAHPHLDQLGSHRALIQTVDKFRTEFLAAFGNPDATQAAEQQITHLTQTGTCAEYITKFRTIAMDLDWNNAALQGQFAQGLHWEVSQLIATREWRPTTLLELQNAALVIDNALCKEHASHLPKGNKSGTSSTTPNRGANTGQQTTRPGRLSSNPNFVSKEEQNRCRAEGLCIKCGKAGHKFAECCTGWKATPKEEGTKKESTKIGNESGPKLGKD; via the exons ATGAGAGCAGTCAATCAaaccctcacttgcattgaggctaggggtggaaccccccacacaccagaagaccagaAACCCCTggcagtggaggccacgcccaggcccctacccaaaaccaaccctactccagcgccta CCAACCCTGTCCAGGTCCCCCTGCAAggctatactccccctccacctttgcctGTCAGACTCCattccccccaagtccctcaACCAGCAGCTCCTGTAGCCACATATCAAACCCTGGTCAAGGTGGatcaccctgacgcctataccaggaaaatagggaacaaagcctgCCAGTGGCTCACACAAATGCTGGCATGGGTACGCCTAAACCAACAGATGTTCCCCaccaatcaggaggttctgtcattcctcctgatgaacatgaaggacatagcaggggcctgggctcacccccaccttgatcaacttgggtcccacagggccctaaTTCAAACAGTTGACAAATTCAGGACGGAGTTTTTGGCCGCGTTTGGGAATCCAGATGCCACACAAGCCGCTGAGCAGCAAATCACAcaccttactcagacaggcacctgtgctgagtacatcacaaagtttaggaccattgccatggacctagactggaacaacgccgccCTCCaagggcaatttgcacaaggcctccactgggaggtcagccaaCTCATTGCTACCCGTGAGTGGCGCCCCActaccctccttgagctgcagaacgcggctctggtcattgataacgccctcTGCAAAGAGCATGCCAGCCACCTGccaaagggtaataagtctggaacCTCTAGCACCACCCCTAATAGGGGGGCAAATACTGGCCAACAGACCACCAGACCAGGGCGCTTATCCagcaaccccaactttgtatccaaggaggaacaaaaccgctgcagggctgaaggcctctgcatcaaatgcggaaaagcgggccacaagtttgcggaatgctgcactggctggaaagccacgcctaaggaggaaggcacaaaaaaggaatccaccaagattggcaatgaatctggacccaaattgggaaaagattaa